The following proteins are encoded in a genomic region of Grus americana isolate bGruAme1 chromosome 5, bGruAme1.mat, whole genome shotgun sequence:
- the IRF7 gene encoding interferon regulatory factor 7 isoform X4 — protein MAALQSEGEAQKLRFGPWLLSAVNSGSYRGLCWTDPARKAFRIPWKHNSRKDVTSSDLEVFKAWAKASGRYEGCPEDPAKWKTNFRCALRSTRMFELLEDHSKCGDDPHKVFAIAPAALCHGKERDFGSPDHAVDQQPLHQQPQQLELNPQDVAPEINPQGSTNPTRPPMLEDLEELQWVLQQCNISPRDADPLTPSWVPPGDAPHQDTLLQPHPDPSQNNCLPPPAFQQWVSTVEQPSLGAYRPPDTMVLEDQGAMPLPCHPSEVTGPVLSPGEAMLFIPAASPAPPPPLQEDNTDGIVPILDVSIYYRGRLFHQEEVGGSLCLLAYQPSDPAVALRPGHLVRFPSPAELADGKQRRFTEELLSSAGLQLEQRALKLFATRLKKCKVFWALSQQLEGIRDPPPNLLCRDQETPIFDFNEFCTAGA, from the exons ATGGCAGCGCTGCAGAGCGAAGG GGAGGCCCAGAAGCTGCGGTTCGGGCCCTGGCTGCTGAGCGCCGTCAACAGCGGGAGCTACCGGGGGCTGTGCTGGACCGACCCGGCCCGCAAAGCCTTCCGCATACCCTGGAAGCACAACTCCAGGAAGGATGTCACCAGCAGTGACCTGGAGGTCTTCAAG gcCTGGGCAAAGGCGAGTGGGCGGTATGAGGGGTGCCCTGAGGACCCAGCCAAGTGGAAGACCAACTTCCGCTGTGCCCTAAGGAGCACCCGCATGTTTGAGCTGCTGGAGGACCACTCCAAGTGTGGTGACGACCCGCACAAGGTCTTTGCCATCGCCCCAG CTGCCCTCTGCCATGGCAAGGAGAGAGATTTCGGCAGCCCTGACCATGCAGTGGACCAGCAGCCGTTGCACCAGCAGCCACAG CAGCTGGAGCTCAACCCCCAAGACGTGGCCCCAGAAATCaacccccaag GCAGCACCAACCCCACACGGCCCCCGATGCTGGAGGACCTAGAGGAGCTGCAGTGGGTGCTGCAGCAGTGCAACATCTCCCCCCGCGACGCTGACCCCTTGACCCCATCCTGGGTGCCTCCAG GGGACGCCCCCCACCAGGACACCCTGCTCCAGCCTCACCCGGACCCCAGCCAAAACAACTGCCTCCCCCCGCCAGCATTTCAGCAATGGGTGTCCACAGTAGAGCAGCCCTCCTTGGGTGCCTACAGGCCCCCGGACACCATGGTGCTGGAGGACCAAg GGGCTATGCCACTGCCGTGCCACCCGTCGGAGGTGACGGGCCCCGTGCTGTCCCCAGGGGAGGCAATGCTCTtcatccctgctgccagccctgcgccACCGCCACCGCTGCAGGAGGATAACACAG ATGGCATTGTCCCCATCCTGGACGTCAGCATCTACTACCGCGGGAGGCTCTTCCaccaggaggaggtggggggcagCCTGTGCCTGCTGGCGTACCAGCCCTCCGACCCGGCAGTGGCCTTGCGCCCCGGGCACCTGGTGCgcttccccagccctgccgagCTGGCCGATGGCAAGCAGCGGCGTTTCACTGAGGAGCTACTGAGCAgcgcagggctgcagctggagcaacGTGCCCTCAAGCTGTTTGCCACCCGCCTGAAGAAGTGTAAGGTCTTCTGGGCCCTGTCCCAGCAGCTCGAGGGCATCAGGGACCCTCCGCCCAACCTGCTCTGCCGGGACCAGGAAACCCCCATCTTTGACTTCAATGAGTTTTGCACAG ctggtgccTAA
- the IRF7 gene encoding interferon regulatory factor 7 isoform X1, protein MAALQSEGEAQKLRFGPWLLSAVNSGSYRGLCWTDPARKAFRIPWKHNSRKDVTSSDLEVFKAWAKASGRYEGCPEDPAKWKTNFRCALRSTRMFELLEDHSKCGDDPHKVFAIAPAALCHGKERDFGSPDHAVDQQPLHQQPQQLELNPQDVAPEINPQGSTNPTRPPMLEDLEELQWVLQQCNISPRDADPLTPSWVPPGDAPHQDTLLQPHPDPSQNNCLPPPAFQQWVSTVEQPSLGAYRPPDTMVLEDQGAMPLPCHPSEVTGPVLSPGEAMLFIPAASPAPPPPLQEDNTDGIVPILDVSIYYRGRLFHQEEVGGSLCLLAYQPSDPAVALRPGHLVRFPSPAELADGKQRRFTEELLSSAGLQLEQRALKLFATRLKKCKVFWALSQQLEGIRDPPPNLLCRDQETPIFDFNEFCTELRDFRNGQRQRSPDFTIYLCFGQSFSSSKPKESKLILVKLVPKFCEYWYEQVLREGASSLDSGTVSLQLSDSFSLFELIEHCDMQLD, encoded by the exons ATGGCAGCGCTGCAGAGCGAAGG GGAGGCCCAGAAGCTGCGGTTCGGGCCCTGGCTGCTGAGCGCCGTCAACAGCGGGAGCTACCGGGGGCTGTGCTGGACCGACCCGGCCCGCAAAGCCTTCCGCATACCCTGGAAGCACAACTCCAGGAAGGATGTCACCAGCAGTGACCTGGAGGTCTTCAAG gcCTGGGCAAAGGCGAGTGGGCGGTATGAGGGGTGCCCTGAGGACCCAGCCAAGTGGAAGACCAACTTCCGCTGTGCCCTAAGGAGCACCCGCATGTTTGAGCTGCTGGAGGACCACTCCAAGTGTGGTGACGACCCGCACAAGGTCTTTGCCATCGCCCCAG CTGCCCTCTGCCATGGCAAGGAGAGAGATTTCGGCAGCCCTGACCATGCAGTGGACCAGCAGCCGTTGCACCAGCAGCCACAG CAGCTGGAGCTCAACCCCCAAGACGTGGCCCCAGAAATCaacccccaag GCAGCACCAACCCCACACGGCCCCCGATGCTGGAGGACCTAGAGGAGCTGCAGTGGGTGCTGCAGCAGTGCAACATCTCCCCCCGCGACGCTGACCCCTTGACCCCATCCTGGGTGCCTCCAG GGGACGCCCCCCACCAGGACACCCTGCTCCAGCCTCACCCGGACCCCAGCCAAAACAACTGCCTCCCCCCGCCAGCATTTCAGCAATGGGTGTCCACAGTAGAGCAGCCCTCCTTGGGTGCCTACAGGCCCCCGGACACCATGGTGCTGGAGGACCAAg GGGCTATGCCACTGCCGTGCCACCCGTCGGAGGTGACGGGCCCCGTGCTGTCCCCAGGGGAGGCAATGCTCTtcatccctgctgccagccctgcgccACCGCCACCGCTGCAGGAGGATAACACAG ATGGCATTGTCCCCATCCTGGACGTCAGCATCTACTACCGCGGGAGGCTCTTCCaccaggaggaggtggggggcagCCTGTGCCTGCTGGCGTACCAGCCCTCCGACCCGGCAGTGGCCTTGCGCCCCGGGCACCTGGTGCgcttccccagccctgccgagCTGGCCGATGGCAAGCAGCGGCGTTTCACTGAGGAGCTACTGAGCAgcgcagggctgcagctggagcaacGTGCCCTCAAGCTGTTTGCCACCCGCCTGAAGAAGTGTAAGGTCTTCTGGGCCCTGTCCCAGCAGCTCGAGGGCATCAGGGACCCTCCGCCCAACCTGCTCTGCCGGGACCAGGAAACCCCCATCTTTGACTTCAATGAGTTTTGCACAG AGCTGAGGGACTTCCGCAATGGCCAAAGGCAGCGGTCCCCTGACTTCACCATCTACCTCTGCTTTGggcagtccttctccagctccaaGCCCAAGGAGTCCAAGCTCATCCTGGTCAAG ctggtgccTAAGTTCTGCGAGTACTGGTACGAGCAGGTGCTGCGGGAAGGAGCCTCCTCCCTCGACAGTGGCACTGTCAGCCTCCAGCTCTCCGACTCCTTCAGCCTCTTTGAGCTCATCGAGCACTGCGACATGCAGCTGGACTGA
- the IRF7 gene encoding interferon regulatory factor 7 isoform X2 — MAALQSEGEAQKLRFGPWLLSAVNSGSYRGLCWTDPARKAFRIPWKHNSRKDVTSSDLEVFKAWAKASGRYEGCPEDPAKWKTNFRCALRSTRMFELLEDHSKCGDDPHKVFAIAPAALCHGKERDFGSPDHAVDQQPLHQQPQLELNPQDVAPEINPQGSTNPTRPPMLEDLEELQWVLQQCNISPRDADPLTPSWVPPGDAPHQDTLLQPHPDPSQNNCLPPPAFQQWVSTVEQPSLGAYRPPDTMVLEDQGAMPLPCHPSEVTGPVLSPGEAMLFIPAASPAPPPPLQEDNTDGIVPILDVSIYYRGRLFHQEEVGGSLCLLAYQPSDPAVALRPGHLVRFPSPAELADGKQRRFTEELLSSAGLQLEQRALKLFATRLKKCKVFWALSQQLEGIRDPPPNLLCRDQETPIFDFNEFCTELRDFRNGQRQRSPDFTIYLCFGQSFSSSKPKESKLILVKLVPKFCEYWYEQVLREGASSLDSGTVSLQLSDSFSLFELIEHCDMQLD, encoded by the exons ATGGCAGCGCTGCAGAGCGAAGG GGAGGCCCAGAAGCTGCGGTTCGGGCCCTGGCTGCTGAGCGCCGTCAACAGCGGGAGCTACCGGGGGCTGTGCTGGACCGACCCGGCCCGCAAAGCCTTCCGCATACCCTGGAAGCACAACTCCAGGAAGGATGTCACCAGCAGTGACCTGGAGGTCTTCAAG gcCTGGGCAAAGGCGAGTGGGCGGTATGAGGGGTGCCCTGAGGACCCAGCCAAGTGGAAGACCAACTTCCGCTGTGCCCTAAGGAGCACCCGCATGTTTGAGCTGCTGGAGGACCACTCCAAGTGTGGTGACGACCCGCACAAGGTCTTTGCCATCGCCCCAG CTGCCCTCTGCCATGGCAAGGAGAGAGATTTCGGCAGCCCTGACCATGCAGTGGACCAGCAGCCGTTGCACCAGCAGCCACAG CTGGAGCTCAACCCCCAAGACGTGGCCCCAGAAATCaacccccaag GCAGCACCAACCCCACACGGCCCCCGATGCTGGAGGACCTAGAGGAGCTGCAGTGGGTGCTGCAGCAGTGCAACATCTCCCCCCGCGACGCTGACCCCTTGACCCCATCCTGGGTGCCTCCAG GGGACGCCCCCCACCAGGACACCCTGCTCCAGCCTCACCCGGACCCCAGCCAAAACAACTGCCTCCCCCCGCCAGCATTTCAGCAATGGGTGTCCACAGTAGAGCAGCCCTCCTTGGGTGCCTACAGGCCCCCGGACACCATGGTGCTGGAGGACCAAg GGGCTATGCCACTGCCGTGCCACCCGTCGGAGGTGACGGGCCCCGTGCTGTCCCCAGGGGAGGCAATGCTCTtcatccctgctgccagccctgcgccACCGCCACCGCTGCAGGAGGATAACACAG ATGGCATTGTCCCCATCCTGGACGTCAGCATCTACTACCGCGGGAGGCTCTTCCaccaggaggaggtggggggcagCCTGTGCCTGCTGGCGTACCAGCCCTCCGACCCGGCAGTGGCCTTGCGCCCCGGGCACCTGGTGCgcttccccagccctgccgagCTGGCCGATGGCAAGCAGCGGCGTTTCACTGAGGAGCTACTGAGCAgcgcagggctgcagctggagcaacGTGCCCTCAAGCTGTTTGCCACCCGCCTGAAGAAGTGTAAGGTCTTCTGGGCCCTGTCCCAGCAGCTCGAGGGCATCAGGGACCCTCCGCCCAACCTGCTCTGCCGGGACCAGGAAACCCCCATCTTTGACTTCAATGAGTTTTGCACAG AGCTGAGGGACTTCCGCAATGGCCAAAGGCAGCGGTCCCCTGACTTCACCATCTACCTCTGCTTTGggcagtccttctccagctccaaGCCCAAGGAGTCCAAGCTCATCCTGGTCAAG ctggtgccTAAGTTCTGCGAGTACTGGTACGAGCAGGTGCTGCGGGAAGGAGCCTCCTCCCTCGACAGTGGCACTGTCAGCCTCCAGCTCTCCGACTCCTTCAGCCTCTTTGAGCTCATCGAGCACTGCGACATGCAGCTGGACTGA
- the IRF7 gene encoding interferon regulatory factor 7 isoform X3 — MSPAVTWRSSRSTRMFELLEDHSKCGDDPHKVFAIAPAALCHGKERDFGSPDHAVDQQPLHQQPQQLELNPQDVAPEINPQGSTNPTRPPMLEDLEELQWVLQQCNISPRDADPLTPSWVPPGDAPHQDTLLQPHPDPSQNNCLPPPAFQQWVSTVEQPSLGAYRPPDTMVLEDQGAMPLPCHPSEVTGPVLSPGEAMLFIPAASPAPPPPLQEDNTDGIVPILDVSIYYRGRLFHQEEVGGSLCLLAYQPSDPAVALRPGHLVRFPSPAELADGKQRRFTEELLSSAGLQLEQRALKLFATRLKKCKVFWALSQQLEGIRDPPPNLLCRDQETPIFDFNEFCTELRDFRNGQRQRSPDFTIYLCFGQSFSSSKPKESKLILVKLVPKFCEYWYEQVLREGASSLDSGTVSLQLSDSFSLFELIEHCDMQLD; from the exons ATGTCACCAGCAGTGACCTGGAGGTCTTCAAG GAGCACCCGCATGTTTGAGCTGCTGGAGGACCACTCCAAGTGTGGTGACGACCCGCACAAGGTCTTTGCCATCGCCCCAG CTGCCCTCTGCCATGGCAAGGAGAGAGATTTCGGCAGCCCTGACCATGCAGTGGACCAGCAGCCGTTGCACCAGCAGCCACAG CAGCTGGAGCTCAACCCCCAAGACGTGGCCCCAGAAATCaacccccaag GCAGCACCAACCCCACACGGCCCCCGATGCTGGAGGACCTAGAGGAGCTGCAGTGGGTGCTGCAGCAGTGCAACATCTCCCCCCGCGACGCTGACCCCTTGACCCCATCCTGGGTGCCTCCAG GGGACGCCCCCCACCAGGACACCCTGCTCCAGCCTCACCCGGACCCCAGCCAAAACAACTGCCTCCCCCCGCCAGCATTTCAGCAATGGGTGTCCACAGTAGAGCAGCCCTCCTTGGGTGCCTACAGGCCCCCGGACACCATGGTGCTGGAGGACCAAg GGGCTATGCCACTGCCGTGCCACCCGTCGGAGGTGACGGGCCCCGTGCTGTCCCCAGGGGAGGCAATGCTCTtcatccctgctgccagccctgcgccACCGCCACCGCTGCAGGAGGATAACACAG ATGGCATTGTCCCCATCCTGGACGTCAGCATCTACTACCGCGGGAGGCTCTTCCaccaggaggaggtggggggcagCCTGTGCCTGCTGGCGTACCAGCCCTCCGACCCGGCAGTGGCCTTGCGCCCCGGGCACCTGGTGCgcttccccagccctgccgagCTGGCCGATGGCAAGCAGCGGCGTTTCACTGAGGAGCTACTGAGCAgcgcagggctgcagctggagcaacGTGCCCTCAAGCTGTTTGCCACCCGCCTGAAGAAGTGTAAGGTCTTCTGGGCCCTGTCCCAGCAGCTCGAGGGCATCAGGGACCCTCCGCCCAACCTGCTCTGCCGGGACCAGGAAACCCCCATCTTTGACTTCAATGAGTTTTGCACAG AGCTGAGGGACTTCCGCAATGGCCAAAGGCAGCGGTCCCCTGACTTCACCATCTACCTCTGCTTTGggcagtccttctccagctccaaGCCCAAGGAGTCCAAGCTCATCCTGGTCAAG ctggtgccTAAGTTCTGCGAGTACTGGTACGAGCAGGTGCTGCGGGAAGGAGCCTCCTCCCTCGACAGTGGCACTGTCAGCCTCCAGCTCTCCGACTCCTTCAGCCTCTTTGAGCTCATCGAGCACTGCGACATGCAGCTGGACTGA